From one Micromonospora siamensis genomic stretch:
- the arfA gene encoding arabinosylfuranosidase ArfA: protein MHGAQLTIDPAFAIGPADRRLFGSFVEHMGRCVYGGVYEPGHATADPLGLRRDVLDLARELGVSVVRYPGGNFVSGYRWEDGVGPVGDRPRRLDLAWKTIETNAFGLDEFMTWADQAGVETMMAVNLGTRGVQEACDLLEYANHPGGTQLSDLRRKHGAEDPYGVKLWCLGNELDGPWQVGHKTADEYGRLAAETARAMKLIDPSISLVACGSSNSRMPTFASWEATVLEHTYEHVDYISAHTYYDPSDGDRASILASAIDMDGFINDVVATADHVAARLRQKRKLKISFDEWNVWYESRLKADLDRRGWVEAPALIEDDFTAVDAVVVGDLLITLLRHADRVGVACQAQLANVIAPIRTRNGGPAWRQSIFHPFALTARYARGTVLRTEPVSPRYETRRYGDVPVLDTVALHDEENGEFVVFAVNRSEDDLPLDLDLRGLPGLRGVEHLTVAAGDDPEATNTEAEPDRVTPRALPTPTPDGGRCSVRLPAVSWNVLRFGTRP, encoded by the coding sequence TTGCACGGCGCGCAGCTGACCATCGACCCGGCCTTCGCGATCGGCCCCGCCGACCGACGGCTCTTCGGTTCCTTCGTCGAGCACATGGGGCGCTGCGTCTACGGCGGGGTCTACGAGCCCGGCCACGCCACCGCCGACCCGCTCGGCCTACGCCGCGACGTCCTCGACCTGGCCCGCGAGCTGGGCGTCTCCGTGGTGCGCTACCCGGGCGGCAACTTCGTCTCCGGTTACCGCTGGGAGGACGGCGTCGGTCCGGTCGGCGACCGGCCCCGCCGGCTCGACCTGGCCTGGAAGACCATCGAGACCAACGCGTTCGGCCTCGACGAGTTCATGACCTGGGCCGACCAGGCCGGCGTCGAGACCATGATGGCCGTCAACCTCGGCACCCGGGGCGTCCAGGAGGCCTGCGACCTGCTGGAATACGCCAACCACCCGGGCGGCACCCAGCTGTCGGACCTGCGCCGCAAGCACGGCGCCGAGGACCCGTACGGCGTGAAGCTCTGGTGCCTCGGCAACGAGCTGGACGGGCCGTGGCAGGTCGGGCACAAGACCGCCGACGAGTACGGCCGGCTCGCCGCCGAGACCGCCCGGGCGATGAAGCTGATCGACCCGTCGATCAGCCTGGTGGCCTGCGGCAGCTCCAACAGCCGGATGCCCACCTTCGCCTCCTGGGAGGCGACCGTCCTGGAACACACCTACGAGCACGTCGACTACATCTCCGCCCACACCTACTACGACCCGTCCGACGGCGACCGGGCCAGCATCCTCGCCTCCGCGATCGACATGGACGGCTTCATCAACGACGTGGTGGCCACCGCCGACCACGTGGCCGCCAGGCTGCGCCAGAAGCGCAAGCTCAAGATCTCCTTCGACGAGTGGAACGTCTGGTACGAGTCACGCCTCAAGGCCGACCTGGACCGGCGTGGCTGGGTGGAGGCGCCCGCCCTGATCGAGGACGACTTCACCGCGGTCGACGCGGTGGTCGTCGGCGACCTGCTGATCACCCTGCTCCGGCACGCCGACCGGGTCGGGGTGGCCTGCCAGGCGCAACTGGCGAACGTGATCGCCCCGATCCGTACCCGCAACGGCGGGCCGGCCTGGCGGCAGAGCATCTTCCACCCGTTCGCCCTCACCGCCCGGTACGCCCGCGGCACCGTGCTGCGTACCGAGCCGGTCTCCCCCCGTTACGAGACCAGGCGGTACGGCGACGTGCCGGTGTTGGACACCGTCGCGCTGCACGACGAGGAGAACGGCGAGTTCGTCGTGTTCGCGGTGAACCGGAGCGAGGACGACCTCCCGCTCGACCTGGACCTGCGCGGGCTGCCCGGCCTGCGCGGCGTGGAACACCTCACCGTCGCCGCCGGGGACGACCCGGAGGCGACCAACACCGAGGCCGAACCCGACCGGGTGACGCCCCGGGCACTGCCCACCCCCACCCCCGACGGCGGTCGCTGCTCCGTACGCCTGCCGGCGGTCTCCTGGAACGTGCTGCGCTTCGGCACCCGGCCCTGA
- a CDS encoding ABC transporter substrate-binding protein, whose product MIQNEMSRRRLLGLGVGLGAAASLTLAGCGGGSATKSGGSAAGNGGKDYTGPKVDLKLWNGFTGGDGDIFKKLVQQFNSEHENIAVAVTTYQWEDYYSKLPGAVSSGNGPDIAVMHMDQLATFAARGVITELDDVAKALQLNEGDFAPTVWKGGIYNDKRYGIPLDMHPLGFYYNKAVMQKAGIDKPPTNSDEFTAALAELKKAGVQGFWVSPFQFTGGMTFYSLLHQWGGTLFDDQVQKATFNSDPAVEACTWLVDMIKQGYSPANVGQDADYLALKAGKNAFNFNGIWQINDIAKDPAAQIGVAEVPQIGSQKAVWANSHNFTIVKQRGADDNKIAGAKVFINWLSEHSLDWAKGGQIPARKEVRESAEFKAIPNVSTLAPELEYAAFPPAAPGLGEVLLTFYNSFNEAALNKKSPKQALDDGVAKANKQLEDNRKKYGN is encoded by the coding sequence ATGATCCAGAACGAAATGAGCCGGCGGCGGCTGCTCGGGCTCGGCGTCGGGCTCGGCGCGGCCGCCTCGCTGACCCTGGCCGGCTGCGGCGGCGGCAGCGCCACCAAGTCGGGTGGCAGCGCCGCGGGCAACGGCGGCAAGGACTACACCGGCCCGAAGGTCGACCTGAAGCTGTGGAACGGCTTCACCGGCGGTGACGGCGACATCTTCAAGAAGCTGGTGCAGCAGTTCAACAGCGAGCACGAGAACATCGCGGTGGCGGTCACCACGTACCAGTGGGAGGACTACTACAGCAAGCTGCCCGGCGCGGTCTCCAGCGGTAACGGCCCGGACATCGCGGTCATGCACATGGACCAGCTGGCCACCTTCGCCGCCCGCGGCGTGATCACCGAGCTGGACGACGTCGCCAAGGCGTTGCAGCTCAACGAGGGCGACTTCGCCCCGACCGTCTGGAAGGGCGGCATCTACAACGACAAGCGGTACGGCATCCCGCTGGACATGCACCCGCTGGGCTTCTACTACAACAAGGCCGTCATGCAGAAGGCCGGCATCGACAAGCCCCCGACGAACTCCGACGAGTTCACCGCCGCGCTGGCCGAGCTGAAGAAGGCCGGCGTGCAGGGCTTCTGGGTCAGCCCGTTCCAGTTCACCGGCGGCATGACCTTCTACTCGCTGCTGCACCAGTGGGGTGGCACGCTCTTCGACGACCAGGTCCAGAAGGCCACCTTCAACTCCGACCCGGCGGTCGAGGCCTGCACCTGGCTGGTCGACATGATCAAGCAGGGCTACTCCCCCGCGAACGTCGGCCAGGACGCCGACTACCTGGCGCTGAAGGCCGGCAAGAACGCGTTCAACTTCAACGGCATCTGGCAGATCAACGACATCGCCAAGGACCCGGCCGCGCAGATCGGCGTCGCCGAGGTGCCGCAGATCGGCAGCCAGAAGGCCGTCTGGGCGAACTCGCACAACTTCACCATCGTGAAGCAGCGCGGGGCCGACGACAACAAGATCGCCGGCGCGAAGGTCTTCATCAACTGGCTGAGCGAGCACTCGCTGGACTGGGCGAAGGGCGGCCAGATCCCGGCCCGCAAGGAGGTCCGCGAGAGCGCCGAGTTCAAGGCCATCCCGAACGTCTCCACGCTGGCCCCGGAGCTGGAGTACGCGGCCTTCCCGCCGGCCGCCCCGGGCCTCGGCGAGGTGCTGCTGACCTTCTACAACTCCTTCAACGAGGCGGCGCTGAACAAGAAGTCGCCGAAGCAGGCACTGGACGACGGGGTCGCCAAGGCCAACAAGCAGCTCGAGGACAACCGCAAGAAGTACGGGAACTGA